In Microbacterium lushaniae, the following are encoded in one genomic region:
- a CDS encoding amidohydrolase, protein MTTVLRNARVGGGDVADVLVEDGIITEIGAGLHPSAEGVELDGRILLPGLWDNHVHFTQWAMVQQRVDLSGARSAAEAAALVTTALACSAGSPLIGFGFRDGLWPDTPTRTTLDDAAGRHPVVLVSADLHTAWLNSAALERYGHADHPTGLLQEEPAFEVTRRIGTVPDATLDAWAAAAGVEAARRGVVGVVDLEMTWNLDPWVRRTTNGFRSLRVEFGVYTRDLERAIGMGLRTGTAINDLVTVGGYKVLTDGSLNTRTAFCHDEYPGLEGQADSRGLLEAPPERLVPLMRRAWEAGLVPDVHAIGDRANTLALDAFETLGIGGRIEHAQLLDESDFGRFAKLGVVASVQPEHAMDDRDVADRYWAGKTARSFALKSLLDAGAELALGSDAPVAPLDPWVTIAAAVDRSRDGRSPWHPEQAISVEAALAASTRTRVEVGRPADLVVVERDPFACTADELRSMPVAATMLGGRFTHRTL, encoded by the coding sequence ATGACCACAGTGCTCCGGAACGCGCGGGTGGGCGGCGGAGACGTCGCCGACGTGCTGGTCGAGGACGGGATCATCACGGAAATCGGTGCGGGCCTGCACCCCTCGGCAGAGGGGGTCGAGCTCGACGGCCGCATCCTCCTCCCCGGCCTGTGGGACAACCATGTGCACTTCACGCAGTGGGCGATGGTGCAGCAGAGAGTCGATCTGTCGGGGGCGAGGTCCGCCGCAGAGGCAGCCGCGCTCGTCACCACCGCTCTGGCCTGCAGCGCCGGATCTCCGCTGATCGGGTTCGGGTTCCGCGACGGACTGTGGCCGGATACTCCCACCCGCACCACGCTGGATGACGCGGCCGGTCGCCACCCTGTCGTGCTGGTCAGCGCCGACCTTCACACCGCCTGGCTGAACTCGGCTGCCCTCGAGCGGTACGGGCATGCAGATCACCCCACCGGTCTCCTGCAGGAGGAGCCGGCGTTCGAAGTCACCCGCCGCATCGGCACGGTTCCCGATGCCACCCTCGATGCATGGGCGGCCGCTGCGGGCGTGGAGGCCGCGCGGCGGGGTGTCGTCGGTGTCGTCGACCTGGAGATGACATGGAATCTCGACCCCTGGGTCCGGCGCACCACGAACGGGTTCAGATCACTGCGGGTGGAGTTCGGCGTCTACACGCGAGACCTCGAACGCGCCATCGGGATGGGCCTGCGCACCGGGACGGCGATCAACGATCTGGTCACCGTGGGCGGGTACAAAGTACTCACGGACGGTTCGCTCAACACCCGCACGGCTTTCTGCCACGACGAATACCCGGGTCTGGAGGGACAGGCCGATTCCCGCGGACTGCTCGAAGCACCGCCTGAGCGACTCGTGCCGTTGATGCGGCGCGCGTGGGAGGCCGGGCTCGTCCCCGACGTGCACGCGATCGGCGACAGAGCCAACACGCTGGCGCTGGACGCCTTCGAGACCCTCGGGATCGGCGGACGCATCGAGCACGCCCAGCTCCTCGACGAGTCCGACTTCGGCCGCTTCGCGAAGCTCGGTGTCGTGGCCAGCGTGCAGCCCGAGCACGCCATGGACGATCGCGACGTGGCGGATCGGTACTGGGCAGGGAAGACCGCACGCTCCTTCGCGCTGAAGAGCCTGCTGGATGCCGGTGCTGAGCTGGCGCTCGGTTCTGACGCGCCCGTGGCGCCGCTGGATCCGTGGGTGACGATCGCGGCCGCCGTCGATCGTTCCCGCGACGGCCGCTCACCGTGGCATCCGGAGCAGGCGATCAGTGTGGAAGCGGCCCTGGCGGCGTCGACGCGCACGCGCGTCGAGGTCGGCCGGCCCGCCGACCTGGTCGTCGTCGAACGCGATCCCTTCGCCTGCACCGCGGACGAGCTGCGGTCGATGCCGGTGGCCGCCACCATGCTCGGGGGCCGCTTCACCCATCGGACGCTGTGA
- a CDS encoding aldo/keto reductase, producing MSATVFKWGILGPGEVAERFAEQLPLSASGRLAAVASRDGARAAAFAARHGSAQTRAYGSYQDLIADPEIDAVYISTVHTEHAVWSVRAAEAGKHVLCEKPLTVTFAEAMAVHEAARRGGVVLVEAYMHRYHPQTEEVLRRVAEGEIGELQHIDAGYLFQAGSHTGRLFDPEVAGGGILDVGGYPASMAQAIVAATGRRPEPLTLTARASIHPSGVDQWSTASLTFADGITAHLTCAMSLADAPPLRIWGSEGVIEVPQPWTIPPRERPVFTVARAGEGRRTVVCEPAAVYAREADAVHTASEAGFAPDAADTAIALAQLLSRWRAAAGVRYPFERDDAFIPTVSRRPLVRGSHTMTYGTIADVDKPISRLVFGCDNQRDLGFASVVFDDFFERGGNAFDTAYEYGDRLQQKLFGQWMANRGVREEVFVIGKGAHTPYCDPANLESQLLETLEDLQTDHIDLYFMHRDNEEIPVGEFVDVLDRYHRSGAIRAFGGSNWSRERFDAANAYAQANGTQGFTALSNHFGLAEAHALPFPGSRHVTDRASKRWLEEAQIPLFAWASGARGFFSRANPADLSDPILVESYYSEQNFERLRRARELADNLGVTATAVALAYVLKQKFPTFALIGPRTLAETRTSTAALDIDLDDAAIAWLDIREAQAPSRRLAAQVTASDG from the coding sequence ATGAGCGCGACTGTGTTCAAGTGGGGAATTCTCGGCCCGGGGGAGGTCGCCGAACGCTTCGCCGAGCAGTTGCCGCTGAGCGCATCCGGTCGGCTCGCCGCCGTGGCCAGCCGCGACGGCGCCCGAGCGGCGGCATTCGCTGCACGTCACGGGTCAGCGCAGACCCGCGCCTACGGGTCTTATCAGGATCTGATCGCCGATCCGGAGATCGACGCGGTGTACATCTCGACGGTCCATACCGAGCACGCCGTATGGAGCGTGCGGGCCGCCGAGGCGGGCAAGCACGTCCTGTGCGAGAAGCCGCTCACCGTCACGTTCGCCGAGGCGATGGCCGTCCACGAGGCTGCGCGGCGAGGGGGCGTGGTGCTCGTCGAGGCGTACATGCATCGGTACCACCCCCAGACCGAAGAGGTCCTGCGCCGTGTCGCAGAGGGGGAGATCGGCGAGCTGCAGCACATCGACGCCGGGTATCTGTTCCAGGCCGGCAGCCACACGGGACGGTTGTTCGACCCCGAGGTGGCCGGGGGAGGGATCCTCGACGTGGGCGGTTACCCCGCCTCGATGGCGCAGGCCATCGTGGCAGCGACCGGCCGCAGGCCCGAGCCGCTCACGTTGACCGCCCGAGCGTCCATCCACCCCTCCGGCGTCGACCAGTGGTCGACCGCCTCGCTCACCTTCGCCGACGGGATCACCGCCCACCTGACCTGCGCCATGTCGCTCGCCGACGCACCGCCGTTGCGGATCTGGGGTTCGGAGGGTGTCATCGAGGTGCCCCAGCCGTGGACGATCCCCCCACGCGAGCGGCCGGTGTTCACCGTCGCGCGTGCGGGTGAGGGGCGCCGCACCGTGGTGTGCGAACCCGCGGCCGTGTACGCGCGGGAGGCGGATGCCGTCCACACGGCCTCCGAGGCCGGGTTCGCACCGGATGCGGCGGACACCGCGATCGCGTTGGCACAGCTCCTCTCGCGGTGGCGAGCGGCTGCGGGCGTGCGCTATCCATTCGAACGCGACGACGCGTTCATCCCGACCGTCAGCAGGCGGCCGCTCGTCCGCGGCTCGCACACGATGACCTACGGCACGATCGCCGACGTCGACAAACCGATCTCGCGTCTGGTCTTCGGCTGCGACAACCAACGCGACCTCGGGTTCGCCAGCGTCGTGTTCGACGACTTCTTCGAGCGCGGGGGAAACGCGTTCGACACCGCCTACGAGTACGGAGATCGGCTGCAGCAGAAGCTGTTCGGGCAGTGGATGGCCAACCGGGGCGTGCGTGAGGAGGTGTTCGTGATCGGCAAGGGCGCACACACGCCCTACTGCGATCCGGCGAATCTGGAGTCCCAGCTGCTGGAGACCCTCGAGGATCTGCAGACGGACCATATCGACCTGTACTTCATGCACCGCGACAACGAAGAGATCCCCGTCGGGGAGTTCGTGGACGTCCTCGACCGCTATCACCGGAGTGGGGCCATCCGCGCCTTCGGCGGATCGAACTGGAGCCGGGAGCGCTTCGACGCCGCCAACGCGTACGCGCAGGCCAACGGCACGCAGGGCTTCACGGCGCTGAGCAACCACTTCGGGCTCGCCGAAGCGCATGCGCTGCCGTTCCCCGGCAGCCGGCACGTCACCGACCGTGCGTCCAAGCGGTGGCTCGAGGAGGCTCAGATCCCGCTGTTCGCCTGGGCTTCGGGCGCGCGGGGGTTCTTCAGCCGCGCGAACCCCGCAGACCTGTCCGATCCGATCCTGGTGGAGTCCTATTACAGCGAGCAGAACTTCGAAAGGCTCCGGCGTGCGCGAGAACTCGCCGACAACCTCGGTGTCACCGCGACCGCGGTCGCCCTCGCCTACGTGTTGAAGCAGAAGTTCCCCACGTTCGCCCTCATCGGGCCGCGCACGCTCGCCGAGACGAGAACCTCCACGGCAGCGCTGGACATCGACCTGGACGACGCGGCGATCGCGTGGCTCGACATACGCGAGGCGCAGGCGCCGTCGCGCCGGCTCGCAGCGCAGGTCACAGCGTCCGATGGGTGA